The region TGAGGTGATATATGCGTGAGCCAGTTCATGCGAAATCGTATCCTGCAACTCGGTCTCGGACTTTTCAGCCTTTTCAATAGCAACAAAACGGCATCCCCAAGTAACCCCTCCGACATTCTCGCCAAAAAGTGAACGCACCAGCCGAGGCATACCATCACGATAAGGGTAGATACGGACAATTGCCCCTCCCGAAGGTGTCTTGAGATGGATTTCATCCCGCAATCGCCTTATTGCCTTATTATCCGATTGTGCAAAATTCACGATATAATAACGTTCGCCCGGCACTGTCTCGTTCGAAGTAAAAGCGATTACTTTAGGAAGAAACTTCAAATAGGCTCGATTTTCTTCTGATCGCAAAAGAGTTGGGCGCTGCTCGAGCATCGTAAGTTGCGCGCGAGCACTCGCATTAACTGTTGCCATATCTAGATTGGTTGAAATCGGATAATTGAAGATGTCTTCAGAATCGGCAAATGAACACATACATGTTAGCAATAATGCCAACATGCATATCATCCGAATTATCCATCCTAATCTAACAATCATCATCTTCCAACCAATCAATCCTATTCTACTTTTACCACAACCAAGACGTTCTCCAGGAATACCTCGAAAAGAAATTCAGAAAACGTTGAGCTTTCACAGTAAACTCCAGTATGATAGCATTCAAGCATTGAATGCGAGGTATTTAATGATGATGGGACCATACGGTTGTCACTACGGTTTTGGGGGCATGGGATGGATTGTGATGCATTTCTTTTGGCTTCTCGTCCTCATCGGGTTTGGACTACTTTTGGTCTATTTTTCCCGCAAAAAGTCGGCACAAATGCATGGACCAGCTGAAAC is a window of bacterium DNA encoding:
- a CDS encoding SHOCT domain-containing protein, encoding MMMGPYGCHYGFGGMGWIVMHFFWLLVLIGFGLLLVYFSRKKSAQMHGPAETALDILDKRYARGEITHEEYERIKQNISNKGE